One Panicum virgatum strain AP13 chromosome 9K, P.virgatum_v5, whole genome shotgun sequence genomic region harbors:
- the LOC120646988 gene encoding plant-specific TFIIB-related protein 1-like: MMGVTVCAAPKPKPSSLHQSQAAPPPPPSQPPMSQAAQCPYCRASGPARCATTQPPLSRAVSECSACARIVLERHLHTHPFFPLLPSLHPLPLVTPDLATAVEPAPSPSPGGEDDEDPFLPAGFVSAFSAFSLERHPVLARSASAFSGQLAELERALAGDSAAAASNPDPAGPMVSVDSLRAYLQIVDVASILRLERDIADHAFDLYKDCSSATCLRNRSIEALATAALVQAIREAQQPRTLQEISTASNLPQKEIGKYIKILGESLKLSQPLNSNSIAVHMPRFCSLLQLNKSAQELAAHIGEVVVNKCFCTRRNPISISAAAIYLACQLEDKRKTQAEICKVTGLTEVTLRKVYKELLENWDDLLPPDYTPATPPEKAFPMTTIYSVRSSSGKDLYQDKIFDSSKQKGPEPAEPDHMVIVKEEEEKKISALGRPPAKLEPHELSKAFWPSNAPFSTSPKSDRDKTETSVRGFNLNEVSCAMDSDRADTTVKPNFGDRSLNESNMLPSPNRQPLPWQLKQGVPAAGPSYSRLREQHIGLDLVAALKGIGKRSAGDGGDGRDKEGK; this comes from the exons ATGATGGGTGTGACTGTGTGTGCTGCTCCAAAGCCAAAGCCGTCCTCGCTCCACCAGTCTCAagcggcgcctccgcctcccccgtcGCAGCCCCCCATGTCGCAGGCGGCGCAGTGCCCCTACTGCCGCGCGTCGGGGCCGGCGCGGTGCGCGACGACGCAGCCGCCGCTCTCGCGCGCCGTCTCCGAGTGCTCCGCCTGCGCCCGCATCGTCCTCGAGCGCCACCTCCACACGCACCCCTtcttccccctcctcccctccctccaccCGCTCCCCCTCGTCACCCCCGacctcgccaccgccgtcgagcccgccccctccccttctcccgGCGGCGAAGATGACGAGGACCCCTTCCTCCCCGCGGGCTTCGTCTCCGCCTTCTCGGCCTTctccctcgagcgccaccccgTCCTCgcccgctccgcctccgccttctCTGGCCAACtcgccgagctcgagcgcgcgctcgccggcgactccgccgccgcggcctccaacCCGGACCCCGCCGGTCCCATGGTCTCCGTCGACAGTCTCCGCGCCTATCTCCAGATCGTCGACGTCGCCTCCATACTCAGGCTCGAGCGGGACATAGCCGACCACGCCTTCGACCTCTACAAGGATTGTTCCTCCGCGACCTGCCTCAGGAACCGGAGCATCGAGGCGCTCGCGACCGCGGCGCTCGTGCAGGCCATCCGCGAGGCGCAGCAGCCCCGGACGCTGCAG GAAATCTCTACTGCTAGCAATCTTCCTCAGAAAGAGATAGGAAAATACATCAAAATACTCGGCGAATCTCTGAAACTGAGCCAACCTCTTAACAGCAACTCAATTGCTGTTCATATGCCTCGGTTTTGCAGCTTGCTCCAGCTCAATAAGTCTGCTCAG GAACTTGCAGCTCATATCGGTGAGGTGGTTGTTAATAAATGCTTCTGCACAAGGCGCAATCCAATAAGCATATCTGCTGCTGCGATATACCTTGCATGTCAGCTCGAAGACAAGCGCAAAACCCAGGCTGAAATCTGTAAAGTAACGGGCCTTACAGAGGTCACTCTACGCAAAGTGTACAAAGAACTCCTGGAGAACTGGGATGATTTGCTCCCCCCTGACTATACACCAGCCACACCACCAGAGAAAGCTTTTCCAATGACCACTATTTACTCAGTGCGCTCGTCAAGTGGCAAGGATCTGTATCAGGATAAGATATTTGATAGTAGTAAGCAGAAAGGTCCTGAACCTGCAGAGCCTGATCACATGGTCATTGtgaaagaagaggaagaaaagaaaatcagtgctcTTGGTCGACCGCCTGCAAAACTTGAGCCTCATGAGTTGAGCAAGGCATTCTGGCCATCGAATGCCCCATTCTCAACATCTCCAAAATCTGATCGTGACAAGACAGAAACTAGTGTCCGTGGGTTCAACCTTAATGAGGTATCATGTGCAATGGATTCTGATAGAGCAGATACCACAGTGAAACCAAATTTTGGCGATCGATCATTGAATGAATCAAATATGCTTCCATCCCCGAATAGGCAGCCTTTACCATGGCAGCTTAAGCAGGGGGTGCCTGCAGCTGGTCCATCATATTCTAGGCTTCGTGAGCAGCACATTGGCCTTGACCTTGTAGCTGCTTTGAAGGGGATTGGAAAAAGGAGTGCTGGGGATGGTGGTGATGGCCGAGATAAGGAAGGGAAGTGA